Part of the Amycolatopsis sp. 195334CR genome is shown below.
CCAACGCGGCCGCGGTCGGCCCGTCGACCGCGTTCCGCTTGTCCGGCCTGGACAGGATGATCGTGGTGACCGGCCCGGTCGACTCGGTCCGAACGGCGTTCATACGCGAGCCCGCTCGATGATCGCGTCCACATCGGACCCGGGAGGCAGTGTGCCGAACGCGACGCCCCAGTCACCGCCGAACCGCGACGCGCAGAAGGCGTCCGCGACGGCCGTCGGCGCGTGCCGCACCAGCAGCGAGCCCTGGAGCACCAGCGCGAGCGATTCGACGATGCGCCGCGCGCGGTATTCGATCTGCTCGAAATCGCTGAGTTCCTTGCGCACCGCGGCGATCGCGTCGTCCAATCGAGAATCGGCACCGGTGCCGAGTTCGACCTCGGTGAAAAACGCTTCCACCGAATCCGGCTGCTTCGCCATCGCGCGCAGCGCGTCCAGCGCGGCGACGTTTCCGGAACCCTCCCAAATGGACATCAACGGCGATTCCCGGAACAACCGCGGCATTCCCGATTCCTCGATGTAACCGTTGCCGCCGAGGCATTCCAGTGCCTCGGCCGCGTGCATCGGCGCGCGTTTGCAGACCCAGTACTTCGTCACCGCGAGCCCGAGCCGCCGGAACGCCGCTTCCGCCGGGCGATCGGTGGCCCCGGCCAGTCGCATCGCGACGGTCGTGGCCGCTTCCGCCTCCAGCGCCAGATCCGCCAGCACGTTGGTCATCAGCGGCTGCTCCACCAGCCGCTTGCCGAACACGGTGCGGTGCTCCGCGTGCTGCACGGCGCGCACCACGCCGTAGCGCAGGCCGGACGCGCTGCCCAGCACGCAGTCCAGGCGCGTCATGTTGACCATCTCGATGATGGTCTGCACGCCGCGACCCTCCTCGCCGACCAGCCAGCCGACCGCGTCGTCGTACTCGATCTCCGCGGAGGCGTTGGACCTGTTGCCCAGCTTGTCCTTCAACCGCTGCAGGTGGATGCGGTTGCGCGTGCCGTCGGGCAGCACGCGCGGCAGCAGGAAGCAGGAGAGGCCGCCGGGTGCCTGCGCCAGCGTCAGGAACAGGTCGGACATCGGCGCCGAGGTGAACCACTTGTGCCCGGTGAGCAGGTAGCCGTCCGCCGAGGGGCGCGCGGTCGTGGTGTTCGCGCGCACGTCCGAGCCGCCCTGCTTCTCGGTCATCGACATGCCCGCGATCAGCCCGCGCTTGCCGCGCGGTTCGCGCAGGCCGAAGTCGTACTCGCGGGCGGCGAGCAGCGGCTCGTAGACCGCGGCCAGCTCCGGGTTGTGCCGCAGTGCGGGAACGGCCGCGTAGGTCATCGAGATCGGGCAGCTGTGCCCGGCTTCGACCTGGCCCCAGGTGTAGAACTTCGCCGCCCGCGCGACGTGCACGCCGGGGCGGTCATCCTGCCAGGCCGCGCCGTGCAGCCCGTGCGACACCGCGACGTCCATCAGGTCGTGCCAGTGCGGGTGGAACTCGACCTCGTCCACGCGGTGGCCGACGCGGTCGTGCGTGCGCAGCTTCGGCGGGTTCTCGTTGACCAGGCGGCCCCACTCCTGCGCCTGCTCACCACCGGCCAGCACGCCGAGCTCGTGCAGCTCCGGTTCGGCCCACCCGCCACCTTCGCGGTGCAGGCCGGCCAGCAGCGCCGGGTCCGCGGCCACGTCGTAACCGGTCAGTACCGGGACCTGGTTGGTGACCTCATGGGTGGCGGGCATCGGTTCCTCCTAGTGCGCGCTGGACGAAGGTTCGCAGTGCGGGCAGCGACTCGGCGCTCTCCGCGGTGAGCGGTCCGATCAGGACTTCCGCCGCCGCGCCGACCAGTGCCGCCGCGGTGACCTCGGCGTCCTGGGACGGCAGTTCCCCGGCGCGGATGCCCTCGGTGATCCGGCGGGCGACCACGTCGCGGAAGGCACGGCGGAACACCAGGCGCTCGGCCTCGATCGGCACGTCGACCGGTTCGGCGAGCAGCGCGTAGGCCAGTCGCGGGGCCTTGAGCGCGCGGGTGGCGAACGTGTCGAACACCGCGACGATCCGTTCGACGGACTCTCCCGGCTGGGCCGAGGCCGCCTCGACCGCGGCGACCTCGCGGGTCACCACCTCGCGGAAGACCTCCACCACCAGCTCGGCCTTGCCCGGGAAGTGCCGGTAGACGCTGCCGGTGGCCACCCCGGCCCTGGCCGACACGGCCGCCATCGAGCAGCCCGCGTACCCGTGCTCGGCGAGCAGTTCCACCGCGGTGCCGAGGATCCTGGCGCGCTGGGAGTCCAGGCGGGCCTGGACCTTGGGCGTGCGGCGGTACGGCATGCAAAGATTGAACGCCGATTCATTTCTTCGCGCAAGTCCCCGTCAGCCGGACGGCCGCCAGTCGCCGTAGCGGTCCAGCACGGCCGACCGCAGAGCGGCGTCCGTGCGCGGCACCGGTTCCAGGAAGACCTCGGTCACGTCCGTCCACTCGGCTGACAGTTCGGTGGCCAGCCGCACACAAACGTGTTCCAGCTCACCCGCGTTGAGCGTGTCGACAAAATCGAGGCGCGCGCAGACCAGCACCTGGTCGGTGCCGAGCAGCATGGTCTGCAAATCGACCAATGCGTCCACTTCGGGCGCTTTCGCGAGGTGGTCGCGGACTCCGCGAACCAGCACCGGATCCGCCTGGCGGCCGATCAGCAGCCCGCGGTTGGTGCGGCCGAGGGTGTAGGCGACCACCGCGAGCAGCGCGCCGATGGCGATCGAGGCGAGCCCGTCCCAGACCGCGGACCCGGTGAGGTGGTGCAGGCCGATGCCGGCGAAGGCGAGGAGAATGCCGATCAGCGCGGCGGAGTCCTCGAACAACACGGTTTTCGGTGCCGGGTCGTCGATCAGCCGCAGGTGCTCGGCCACCGAGCGGTGCTCCTCCGCCGACTCCCGCCGGACCTGCCGCAACGCCTGCAGCCACGACACGGACTCGAGCGCGAACGCCAGCGCGAGCACGCCGTACGCGACCAGCGGGCTCTCCTGCTCGGCGGGCTCGCCGAAGACGGTGGAAAAGCCCTCGTAGAAGGCGAACATCGCGCCGGAGGCGAAAATGGACACCGCGGCCAGCAACGCCCAGAAGTACCGCTCCTTGCCGTACCCGAAGGGGTGCACCCGGTCGGCGGGCCGGTCGGAGCGGCGCAGCGCGGTCAGCAGCAGCACCTCGGTGATCGTGTCGGCCACCGAGTGCGCGGCCTCGGACATCATCGCCGACGAGCCGGTGATCAGCCCGGCGACCAGCTTGAGCACCGCGATGGCCAGGTTCACCCCACCGGCCAGCAGCACGGTCAGCGTGCTCTCACCACCGTTTTCGCTTGCCACCGGCCGATGGTAAGCGCGGTTCAGAGCCGCCGCAGGCCGGTGAGCACGCGCTCCATCAGCGCCAGGTCGGGCCGCATGCCCGGGGTGGCGATCGCGCCGTGCACGGAGACCAGGCCCTGTTCGGCCATGTCCCCCAGCAGCACCCTGGCCACCCCCAGCGGCACGCGCAGCCGGGCGGCCACCTCGGCGACCGACTTCGGCTCGGCGCACACCGCCCGGACCGAGCGGTACTCGGCGCTGACGTGGCGCCACTGCTCGCAGGCCCGGGTGGAGATCATCGTCTCCACCGCCAGGTGGCGCTTGGGTTTGGTGCGGCCCTTCGTCAGCACGTACGGGCGCACCAGCGAGCGCTGCGCGGGGACCGGCTCCGGGATCATCCTGGGCTGGCGAAACGGCTGCACCCGCTCCTGCGGAATAACCAGGCCGCCACGTCTGCCCGATGAATCGTTCACAATTCGCCGCCCCTCCGCTCGCACAAATGAGCCTCACCGGCGACGTTGGCAGTGAGGAAACTTCATGCTACTGCCCTTGTCTATCCGCCAAATGGGAAAACCTGCCCGCACTGATCCATTGAAACTTCCGGGTGCTGAATTTCGGGGGTCCACTTGTCCGTAACGGACAATGCACGCTCCGAATGCACGCGCGTTTCAGCGGCGGGTGAGCACCGCCAGCGGAACGAGGGCGGCGATGCCGGCGACCACCGCGACGAGCACGTAGCCACCGGCCGCGAACAGCGGCCCGGCGGCCAGCCCGGCCAGCGCCGAGGTCGACCACACCACGGCGTCCACAGTGCCCTGGAGCTTCCGGTGCTGCGTGCTCAGCAGGCTGCTGCCGCCGACGAAGACCAGGTTCCAGCCGTACCCGAGCAGGAACAGGGACAACGGGATGCCGGTGGTGTGCGAGGTGGGCGCGGCGACCGCCGCGGCCGAGGCGAGCGCCAGCGTGCCGATACCGGCGAAGATGGTGGCCCGGCCGCCCCAGCGATCGGCGATGCGCCCGGAGATCGGGGCCAGCGCGAACATGCCGATCATGTGCGCGGTCAGGATCCACCCGACCACGTCGAGGCCGTGCCCGTGCTGGTGCAGTTGCGGGGCGGACATGGTCATCATCGCGACCATCGCCACCTGTGCGGCGACCATGGCGAGTAGCGGACCGCGCACGGACCGTTGCGCGAATGCGGTGGCGAATCCGGTGTGGGCACGGTTTTCCGGGCGGGTGTCCGGCATGGACCGCGGCAGCGCGGCGCTGACCACCGCGGCGCCCGCGGTCACCAGCGCGGCGACCAGCAGCGGTCCGGCCAGGCCCGGCAGGCCGAGCAGGTCCGCGGTGTGCGCGGCCGGCGCGATCAGCGGCGGCCCGGCCAGCGCGCCGACCGTGCCCGCCCAGACGATCGCCGACAGCGCGCGGCCCTTGTGCTCGTCGTCGTAGAGGTCGGCGGCCGCGTACCGGGACAGCTGGGCGCCGCCGTTGCCCAGGCCGAGCACCAGCAAACCGGCCAGCAGCACGGGAAACAGCCCGGTCACCGCACCCGCCGAGGCGACCAGCGCGCCGAGCGCGCCGATGCCGTAGGTGGTCAGCAGCGACCGCCGCCGCCCGCGCGAGACCACCAGTCGCGCCGAGCCGAGCGCACCGGCCGCGGTGCCCAGCACACCGGCCGCCGAGGGCACCCCGCTCCAACCGGGACCCGGTGATTCGGTGGCGATCAGCACCCCGGCCGTGCTGGCGCCGGCCATCGCGATGTTCATGCACGCCACCCCGGTGAACAGGGCGGCCATCACCCGGCGGCGGCTGAC
Proteins encoded:
- a CDS encoding cation diffusion facilitator family transporter; protein product: MASENGGESTLTVLLAGGVNLAIAVLKLVAGLITGSSAMMSEAAHSVADTITEVLLLTALRRSDRPADRVHPFGYGKERYFWALLAAVSIFASGAMFAFYEGFSTVFGEPAEQESPLVAYGVLALAFALESVSWLQALRQVRRESAEEHRSVAEHLRLIDDPAPKTVLFEDSAALIGILLAFAGIGLHHLTGSAVWDGLASIAIGALLAVVAYTLGRTNRGLLIGRQADPVLVRGVRDHLAKAPEVDALVDLQTMLLGTDQVLVCARLDFVDTLNAGELEHVCVRLATELSAEWTDVTEVFLEPVPRTDAALRSAVLDRYGDWRPSG
- a CDS encoding DUF742 domain-containing protein, encoding MQPFRQPRMIPEPVPAQRSLVRPYVLTKGRTKPKRHLAVETMISTRACEQWRHVSAEYRSVRAVCAEPKSVAEVAARLRVPLGVARVLLGDMAEQGLVSVHGAIATPGMRPDLALMERVLTGLRRL
- a CDS encoding TetR/AcrR family transcriptional regulator yields the protein MPYRRTPKVQARLDSQRARILGTAVELLAEHGYAGCSMAAVSARAGVATGSVYRHFPGKAELVVEVFREVVTREVAAVEAASAQPGESVERIVAVFDTFATRALKAPRLAYALLAEPVDVPIEAERLVFRRAFRDVVARRITEGIRAGELPSQDAEVTAAALVGAAAEVLIGPLTAESAESLPALRTFVQRALGGTDARHP
- a CDS encoding MFS transporter, whose protein sequence is MTAPTSHQRVSRRRVMAALFTGVACMNIAMAGASTAGVLIATESPGPGWSGVPSAAGVLGTAAGALGSARLVVSRGRRRSLLTTYGIGALGALVASAGAVTGLFPVLLAGLLVLGLGNGGAQLSRYAAADLYDDEHKGRALSAIVWAGTVGALAGPPLIAPAAHTADLLGLPGLAGPLLVAALVTAGAAVVSAALPRSMPDTRPENRAHTGFATAFAQRSVRGPLLAMVAAQVAMVAMMTMSAPQLHQHGHGLDVVGWILTAHMIGMFALAPISGRIADRWGGRATIFAGIGTLALASAAAVAAPTSHTTGIPLSLFLLGYGWNLVFVGGSSLLSTQHRKLQGTVDAVVWSTSALAGLAAGPLFAAGGYVLVAVVAGIAALVPLAVLTRR
- a CDS encoding acyl-CoA dehydrogenase family protein, coding for MPATHEVTNQVPVLTGYDVAADPALLAGLHREGGGWAEPELHELGVLAGGEQAQEWGRLVNENPPKLRTHDRVGHRVDEVEFHPHWHDLMDVAVSHGLHGAAWQDDRPGVHVARAAKFYTWGQVEAGHSCPISMTYAAVPALRHNPELAAVYEPLLAAREYDFGLREPRGKRGLIAGMSMTEKQGGSDVRANTTTARPSADGYLLTGHKWFTSAPMSDLFLTLAQAPGGLSCFLLPRVLPDGTRNRIHLQRLKDKLGNRSNASAEIEYDDAVGWLVGEEGRGVQTIIEMVNMTRLDCVLGSASGLRYGVVRAVQHAEHRTVFGKRLVEQPLMTNVLADLALEAEAATTVAMRLAGATDRPAEAAFRRLGLAVTKYWVCKRAPMHAAEALECLGGNGYIEESGMPRLFRESPLMSIWEGSGNVAALDALRAMAKQPDSVEAFFTEVELGTGADSRLDDAIAAVRKELSDFEQIEYRARRIVESLALVLQGSLLVRHAPTAVADAFCASRFGGDWGVAFGTLPPGSDVDAIIERARV